A single window of Deltaproteobacteria bacterium DNA harbors:
- a CDS encoding cache domain-containing protein, with protein sequence MNLLGFLTKIPFLNRLSLRTKLVSSFLFVVIAGGLLSSLIGTKLVADTIILQAHNKVKYDLSTAWLVYNQSLNRIRDVVQLTASGRTIPDYLESGRIKKLEEFLVKRRKEFGLDVLTLTDTKGKVILRTHHPFHLGDDQSSDPMVQKALQRKAVASTAIVPQEELQREGSDLAERAFILFVPTPKASLTPEDRETSGMMLKAAVPVLNDSGHILGVLYGGTLLNRNYQIVDKVRDLLYGEGSYRGKEMGTATIFQGGLRISTNVGNEKGERAVGTRVSEEVYDAVVQKGQLWVDRAFVVKDWYITAYEPIRDIAGKIVGILYVGMLEAPYIDLSNKVVYSFFGIGVLGVLLVLLLSFFITTGIIRPMREMVWATRKIAEGNLSIELPISSRDEIGQLAESFNHMLVRLKQARQELEDYGKTLEEKVERRSQQLKKIQAQLMQSEKLASLGRLASGVAHEINSPLTGILTFAHLLMRKLKDNPELKKELELIVRETTRVSTIVRGLLDFARESKPQKRPCNINELILHILSLVERQSVFQNIRIMKNLNEQIPMILLDANQIQQVFMNILLNAADAMPAGGSLNIATTLAPGESFIQVKFTDTGCGIPEKNLDRIFDPFFTTKADKKGTGLGLAVSYGIIDRHRGQIEVQSEEGKGTTFTIKLPLQASEEVPPV encoded by the coding sequence ATGAATCTTCTTGGGTTTCTTACCAAAATCCCTTTTCTAAATCGCCTTTCTTTGCGCACCAAACTTGTCTCCAGCTTTCTCTTCGTGGTCATTGCCGGAGGTCTCCTCTCCTCTTTGATCGGCACGAAACTCGTCGCTGATACCATTATCCTTCAGGCCCATAACAAGGTCAAATATGATCTCAGCACCGCCTGGTTGGTCTATAACCAATCCCTCAACCGCATCCGAGATGTCGTGCAACTCACCGCTTCCGGACGCACCATCCCTGACTATCTGGAATCCGGACGAATTAAAAAATTGGAGGAATTCTTAGTCAAACGCCGCAAAGAATTCGGCTTGGATGTGCTCACCCTAACTGACACCAAAGGAAAAGTCATTTTAAGAACTCATCATCCTTTCCACCTGGGCGATGATCAGTCGTCCGATCCGATGGTTCAGAAGGCCTTACAAAGGAAAGCAGTTGCCTCCACCGCCATCGTCCCTCAGGAGGAGTTACAACGAGAGGGAAGTGATCTGGCGGAACGGGCTTTTATCCTTTTTGTGCCCACTCCCAAAGCCTCATTAACCCCCGAGGACCGGGAAACCTCTGGGATGATGCTCAAGGCCGCTGTACCGGTCCTGAATGATTCCGGTCATATTCTGGGGGTTCTTTACGGGGGAACCCTTCTCAACCGTAACTATCAGATCGTGGACAAGGTGCGGGATCTTCTTTACGGTGAGGGGAGCTACAGGGGGAAAGAGATGGGCACAGCCACGATTTTCCAAGGGGGCTTACGCATCTCTACCAACGTGGGCAATGAGAAGGGAGAGCGGGCCGTCGGCACAAGAGTCTCTGAAGAGGTCTATGATGCCGTGGTCCAAAAAGGACAACTCTGGGTAGACCGGGCCTTTGTAGTCAAGGACTGGTACATCACGGCTTATGAACCGATCCGGGATATCGCGGGCAAGATCGTGGGCATCCTTTATGTAGGCATGCTGGAAGCTCCGTATATCGACCTCAGCAATAAGGTGGTTTACAGCTTTTTTGGTATTGGGGTTCTGGGCGTACTGCTTGTTCTTCTGCTCTCCTTTTTTATTACCACAGGGATTATCCGACCCATGCGGGAAATGGTCTGGGCGACCCGCAAAATTGCTGAAGGTAATTTGTCTATCGAGCTCCCCATTTCTTCCCGAGATGAAATTGGACAGCTGGCCGAATCCTTCAATCACATGCTCGTTCGCCTCAAGCAGGCCCGTCAAGAATTGGAGGATTATGGAAAAACTCTGGAAGAAAAAGTGGAACGCCGCAGCCAGCAGTTGAAAAAGATTCAGGCCCAACTCATGCAATCGGAGAAACTGGCTTCGCTCGGACGACTGGCATCCGGTGTCGCCCACGAGATCAATAGTCCTCTTACGGGTATCCTCACTTTTGCCCACCTGCTGATGCGGAAACTGAAAGACAACCCTGAACTCAAAAAGGAATTAGAACTCATTGTCCGGGAAACAACCCGTGTCTCCACCATTGTTCGTGGCCTTTTGGATTTTGCCCGGGAGAGCAAGCCGCAGAAAAGACCCTGCAACATCAATGAACTCATTCTTCATATCCTTTCTCTGGTCGAACGGCAATCGGTCTTCCAAAACATCCGTATTATGAAAAATTTGAACGAACAAATCCCCATGATCCTTCTGGATGCCAACCAAATCCAGCAGGTCTTTATGAACATTCTTTTGAATGCAGCTGATGCCATGCCGGCCGGAGGCTCATTGAACATTGCGACCACCCTTGCTCCTGGGGAGTCTTTCATTCAGGTAAAATTTACGGACACGGGATGTGGCATCCCCGAGAAGAATCTCGATAGGATTTTTGACCCTTTTTTCACCACCAAAGCCGACAAAAAAGGAACGGGACTCGGCTTGGCGGTGAGCTATGGAATCATCGACCGCCATCGGGGCCAGATTGAGGTCCAGAGCGAAGAGGGCAAAGGGACGACCTTTACGATTAAGTTACCCCTGCAGGCCTCGGAGGAAGTGCCTCCGGTATAA